One Aphidius gifuensis isolate YNYX2018 linkage group LG3, ASM1490517v1, whole genome shotgun sequence DNA window includes the following coding sequences:
- the LOC122851164 gene encoding gamma-tubulin complex component 4 isoform X1: MLHELLLSLWGCSTSLEKIVESDSILLDKYFHPGERGLIKEIQQIANDCNFIRSFIKTNSTTKSSSSSSSSHVIINTNDEKDEFNVILKEGLYLQALCDGMDKALEPFRDEIADLEKCILHNAHTPATTILSRIEKYQHLFNILKYIIRQINSLKIHGCALLQCIHQQIHTGMPEVKLALEKMSHCVHAIFYKQLTSWLLYGQLEDVHKEFFIQKTKTNNNNNNTQEAATTTTTSGVGKKKIVDMWNYDIVVDMLPSYIRLSLAMKILSIGQTIIIFGNDPRQHDCLLKAVEKNENPVWGEKEHEYFGKLQSLQMKAIFDVTEFENTIDELKKCVTKLLWQVAVDDAQLFQQLKFIKDFFLIGRGDLFLDFIKLTSHLLNKMPTSHTSRDVNLAFQMTMRKMMLNDESAMDCFNFALPLPPITETLQNNNSNNNNNEINNLNKERDRDDPIDKQGWGIIVLQYKVVWPLQLLFNPKSLVNYNIIFRFLLRVKKTQINLWKLWSEHARSKNIDIGVLQLRNNLIFILDNLQYYLQVDVLESQYTVMENCIKNTKNFEDIQTAHSIFLANIMSQTFLTGNAENKNPVNNLIRLLLRLCDDFIVQSSMWEVTALLSTEREELKILTDTLSTIMDLLIKTLNRVHNQPSGKHLAQLLLRLDFNRWFSKQM, encoded by the exons atgttgcaCGAGCTTTTGCTGTCATTGTGGGGATGCTCCACGAGTTTggaaaaaattgttgagagtgat tcaattttgttggataaatattttcatcctGGTGAAAGAGGCTTAATCAAAGAAATTCAACAAATAGCCAATGACTGCAATTTCATCAGATCatttatcaaaacaaattcaacaactaaatcatcatcatcatcatcatcatcacatgtTATTATCAACACAAATG atGAAAAAGATGAATTTAATGTTATACTCAAAGAAGGATTGTATCTTCAGGCATTATGTGATGGAATGGACAAAGCATTGGAACCATTTAGAGATGAAATTGCtgatttagaaaaatgtatattacaCAATGCTCATACACCAGCAACAACAATACTATCTCGTATCgaaaaatatcaacatttatttaatatattaaaatacataatacgtcaaataaatagtttaaaaattcatgGATGTGCATTGTTACAGTGtattcatcaacaaatacaTACTGGTATGCCTGAAGTTAAATTGGCACTTGAAAAAATGTCACACTGTGTACatgctattttttataaacaattaacaagTTGGTTATTGTATGGTCAACTTGAAGATGTacataaagaattttttattcaaaaaacaaagaccaataataataataataatacacaagaagcagcaacaacaacaacaacaagtggagttggtaaaaaaaaaattgttgatatgtGGAATtatgatattgttgttgaCATGTTACCATCATACATTAGACTATCATTGGCCATGAAAATATTGAGTATTGgtcaaacaataataatatttggcAATGATCCACGTCAACATGATTGTTTGTTAAaagctgttgaaaaaaatgaaaatccagTATGGGGTGAAAAAGAACACGAGTATTTTGGTAAACTTCAAAGTCTACAAATGAAAGCAATATTTGATGTGACtgaatttgaaaatacaattgatgaattaaaaaaatgtgtgaCAAAATTATTGTGGCAAGTTGCTGTTGATGATGcacaattatttcaacaacttaaatttatcaaagatttttttctcattggtagaggtgatttatttttggattttattaaattaacatcacatttattaaataaaatgccAACAAGTCACACATCAAGAGATGTTAATCTTGCATTTCAAATGACTATGAGAAAAATGATGCTTAATGATGAAAGTGCAATggattgttttaattttgcattACCACTACCACCAATAACAGAaacattacaaaataataacagcaataataataataatgaaattaataatttaaataaagaacgTGATCGTGATGATCCAATTGATAAACAAGGATGGGGTATTATTGTACTTCAGTATAAAGTTGTTTGGCCATTGCAACTTTTATTTAATCCAAAATCacttgttaattataatattatatttagatttttattgagagttaaaaaaacccaaattaatttatggaaATTATGGTCAGAGCATGCacgttcaaaaaatattgatattggtGTATTACAATTGAGAAataatcttatttttattcttgataatttacaatattatttacaagttGATGTATTGGAAAGTCAATATACTGTTATGGAaaattgcattaaaaatactaaaaattttgaGGATATACAAACAgctcattcaatttttttagcaaataTTATGTCACAAACATTTTTAACTGGTaatgctgaaaataaaaatccagttaataatttaattagatTATTACTTCGTCTGTgtgatgattttattgttcaatCATCAATGTGGGAAGTTACAGCATTACTAAGTACAGAAAGAGAAGAACTCAAAATTTTAACAGACACATTAAGCACCATTATGGATTTActtattaaaacattaaatagaGTTCACAATCAACCAAGTGGTAAACACTTGGCACAATTACTTTTGCGTCTTGATTTTAATCGTTGGTTTAGCaaacaaatgtaa
- the LOC122851164 gene encoding gamma-tubulin complex component 4 isoform X2 produces MTAISSDHLSKQIQQLNHHHHHHHHMLLSTQMALCDGMDKALEPFRDEIADLEKCILHNAHTPATTILSRIEKYQHLFNILKYIIRQINSLKIHGCALLQCIHQQIHTGMPEVKLALEKMSHCVHAIFYKQLTSWLLYGQLEDVHKEFFIQKTKTNNNNNNTQEAATTTTTSGVGKKKIVDMWNYDIVVDMLPSYIRLSLAMKILSIGQTIIIFGNDPRQHDCLLKAVEKNENPVWGEKEHEYFGKLQSLQMKAIFDVTEFENTIDELKKCVTKLLWQVAVDDAQLFQQLKFIKDFFLIGRGDLFLDFIKLTSHLLNKMPTSHTSRDVNLAFQMTMRKMMLNDESAMDCFNFALPLPPITETLQNNNSNNNNNEINNLNKERDRDDPIDKQGWGIIVLQYKVVWPLQLLFNPKSLVNYNIIFRFLLRVKKTQINLWKLWSEHARSKNIDIGVLQLRNNLIFILDNLQYYLQVDVLESQYTVMENCIKNTKNFEDIQTAHSIFLANIMSQTFLTGNAENKNPVNNLIRLLLRLCDDFIVQSSMWEVTALLSTEREELKILTDTLSTIMDLLIKTLNRVHNQPSGKHLAQLLLRLDFNRWFSKQM; encoded by the exons ATGACTGCAATTTCATCAGATCatttatcaaaacaaattcaacaactaaatcatcatcatcatcatcatcatcacatgtTATTATCAACACAAATG GCATTATGTGATGGAATGGACAAAGCATTGGAACCATTTAGAGATGAAATTGCtgatttagaaaaatgtatattacaCAATGCTCATACACCAGCAACAACAATACTATCTCGTATCgaaaaatatcaacatttatttaatatattaaaatacataatacgtcaaataaatagtttaaaaattcatgGATGTGCATTGTTACAGTGtattcatcaacaaatacaTACTGGTATGCCTGAAGTTAAATTGGCACTTGAAAAAATGTCACACTGTGTACatgctattttttataaacaattaacaagTTGGTTATTGTATGGTCAACTTGAAGATGTacataaagaattttttattcaaaaaacaaagaccaataataataataataatacacaagaagcagcaacaacaacaacaacaagtggagttggtaaaaaaaaaattgttgatatgtGGAATtatgatattgttgttgaCATGTTACCATCATACATTAGACTATCATTGGCCATGAAAATATTGAGTATTGgtcaaacaataataatatttggcAATGATCCACGTCAACATGATTGTTTGTTAAaagctgttgaaaaaaatgaaaatccagTATGGGGTGAAAAAGAACACGAGTATTTTGGTAAACTTCAAAGTCTACAAATGAAAGCAATATTTGATGTGACtgaatttgaaaatacaattgatgaattaaaaaaatgtgtgaCAAAATTATTGTGGCAAGTTGCTGTTGATGATGcacaattatttcaacaacttaaatttatcaaagatttttttctcattggtagaggtgatttatttttggattttattaaattaacatcacatttattaaataaaatgccAACAAGTCACACATCAAGAGATGTTAATCTTGCATTTCAAATGACTATGAGAAAAATGATGCTTAATGATGAAAGTGCAATggattgttttaattttgcattACCACTACCACCAATAACAGAaacattacaaaataataacagcaataataataataatgaaattaataatttaaataaagaacgTGATCGTGATGATCCAATTGATAAACAAGGATGGGGTATTATTGTACTTCAGTATAAAGTTGTTTGGCCATTGCAACTTTTATTTAATCCAAAATCacttgttaattataatattatatttagatttttattgagagttaaaaaaacccaaattaatttatggaaATTATGGTCAGAGCATGCacgttcaaaaaatattgatattggtGTATTACAATTGAGAAataatcttatttttattcttgataatttacaatattatttacaagttGATGTATTGGAAAGTCAATATACTGTTATGGAaaattgcattaaaaatactaaaaattttgaGGATATACAAACAgctcattcaatttttttagcaaataTTATGTCACAAACATTTTTAACTGGTaatgctgaaaataaaaatccagttaataatttaattagatTATTACTTCGTCTGTgtgatgattttattgttcaatCATCAATGTGGGAAGTTACAGCATTACTAAGTACAGAAAGAGAAGAACTCAAAATTTTAACAGACACATTAAGCACCATTATGGATTTActtattaaaacattaaatagaGTTCACAATCAACCAAGTGGTAAACACTTGGCACAATTACTTTTGCGTCTTGATTTTAATCGTTGGTTTAGCaaacaaatgtaa
- the LOC122851172 gene encoding osteoclast-stimulating factor 1-like, giving the protein MEGNVENLSNQPPRPIRRPGKVKVVRALYNYTAQHADELSFDEGQVLYVYDRDTQSNWWKAKCGDKDGLIPSNYVEEQTEEVELPLHEAARRGNISFLTECLKSGVSPTGLDAAGNTPLYWAARAGHIDCVRYLLNLEMSSAINAQNKMGDTPLHIAASHKHLETIELLLAFGADTSLRNNDNLLAENLTCDAAIINAIQLTKRKPCDDRDYGYGADDYNDDSE; this is encoded by the exons ATGGAGGGAAATGTCGAAAATTTGAGTAATCAACCACCAAGGCCAATTAGAAGAcctg gtaAAGTCAAAGTAGTCAGAGCCCTTTACAATTATACAGCTCAACAt gCTGATGAATTGTCATTTGACGAGGGACAAGTACTTTATGTCTATGACAGAGACACTCAATCAAATTGGTGGAAAGCTAAATGTGGAGATAAAGATGGTCTTATACCTTCAAAttatg tTGAAGAACAAACAGAAGAAGTTGAATTGCCACTTCATGAAGCAGCAAGACGAGGCAACATTTCATTTCTCACTGAATGTTTAAAAAGTGGTGTATCACCAACTGGTCTTGATGCAGCTGGCAACACACCACTTTATTGGGCAGCACGTGCTGGACATATTGATTGTGTTCGTTatctattaaatttagaaatgtCATCAGCAATTAATGCTcag aataaaatGGGTGATACACCACTTCATATTGCTGCAAGTCATAAACATCTTGAGACAATTGAATTGCTACTGGCATTTGGTGCTGACACATCACtcagaaataatgataatttattggctGAAAATTTAACATGTGATGCTGCAATTATAAATGCAATACAATTAACAAAACGTAAGCCGTGTGATGATCGTGATTATGGATATGGAGCTGATGATTACAATGATGacagtgaataa
- the LOC122851171 gene encoding vesicle transport protein USE1 produces MSRLEVNVRRLLAKCELMAKEDVSENWRLEKYVLALDELVKKLNDDLIDKPAKDTISEYIKRTKFLKGIIETAKLSSPIERIAATQMLSKTSSSSLSSISNDNNNTSSITTQIHQKTSAKYNKELRAELFNSNSSKDGLKQRLLSPSSNQDDDLNSILKYNNDMQEKIAENMMMMTSSMKEHALTANAFITKDVNKLIKSDELTDKNTEKLKNETLRLEEHTKSQWRCWVWIMVVFVLTVFFNMIIFMKFAKKKV; encoded by the exons ATGTCTCGGCTTGAAGTTAATGTAAGAAGATTACTTGCTAAATGTGAATTAATGGCAAAGGAAGATGTTAGTGAAAATTGGAGATTAGAAAAG tATGTTTTGGCACTTGATGAATtggttaaaaaattgaatgatgaTTTGATAGA taaACCAGCTAAAGATACAATTtctgaatatataaaaagaactAAATTTCTCAAAGGAATCATTGAAACAGCAAAATTGTCTAGTCCAATTGAACGAATTGCAGCAACTCAAATGTTAAgtaaaacatcatcatcatccttatcatcaatatccaatgataataacaatacatCCAGTATAACAACTCAAATACATCAAAAAACATCAGCAAAATACAACAAAGAATTGAGagctgaattatttaattcaaattcatcaaaaGATGGTCTTAAACAACGTTTATTGAGTCCATCATCAAATCAAGATGacgatttaaattcaattcttaaatacaataatgatATGCAAGAAAAAATAGCTgaaaatatgatgatgatgacatcAAGTATGAAAGAACATGCATTAACAGCAAATGCATTTATAACAAAAGACGTTAATAAACTTATTAAATCAGATGAattaactgataaaaatacagaaaaattaaaaaacgaaaCATTAAGACTTGAGGAACATACTAAATCACAATGGAGATGTTGGGTTTGGATTATGGTTGTATTTGTTTTGACTGTTTTTTTCA atatgattatatttatgaaatttgccaagaaaaaagtatga
- the LOC122851169 gene encoding tryptophan--tRNA ligase, mitochondrial — MLSTIKNCKNISRCFSELNKLKKIDNQKYRLYSNKKKAAVVYPRRVFSGIQPTGTIHLGNYLGAIKEWVRLQNSNDDVIWSIVDMHAMTVPPEPKQLRENIVKVAATLLACGIDPAKSILFQQSTVPMHAELAWIFGCMTTMPRLAQQPQFKEKSEKLKDIPLGLFTYPVLQTADILLYKATHVPVGEDQIQHLQLAQHISQFFNVKYGETFPTPEPLINKSSGRIKSLREPTKKMSKSSEYKKSCIYLTDPPETVYQYIKKSVTDFTSEVTYDPDERPGVSNLITIHSLLLDKTVQEICQESKQLNTGQYKLLVADVVVEKLKPIRDEYLKLINDTGYVLDILKDGSLKAHNIASNNLPDIKNKIGFSGDVVIQESQIINQNKKKIEST; from the exons ATGTtgtcaacaattaaaaattgcaaaaatatctCTCGATGTTTtagtgaattaaataaattaaaaaaaattgacaatcaAAAGTACAGATTGTACAGTAATAAAAAG aaAGCAGCGGTTGTTTATCCAAGACGAGTATTTTCTGGTATTCAACCAACAGGTACAATTCATCTGGGTAATTATTTGGGTGCCATTAAAGAATGGGTCAGActtcaaaattcaaatgatgatGTAATTTGGAGTATTGTCGATATGCACGCAATGACTGTACCACcg gAACCAAAACAATTGAgagaaaatattgttaaagttGCTGCAACTTTATTAGCATGTGGTATTGATCCagcaaaatcaattttatttcaacaatcaaCAGTACCAATGCATGCTGAATTGGCATGGATATTTGGTTGTATGACAACAATGCCTCGTCTCGCTCAACAACctcaatttaaagaaaaaagtgaaaaattaaaagatatacCTTTGGGATTATTTACATATCCTGTATTACAAACAGCTGATATATTGCTTTAcaa AGCAACTCATGTACCAGTTGGTGAAGAtcaaattcaacatttacaaTTGGCACAACatatttcacaattttttaatgtcaaatatgGTGAAACATTTCCAACTCCTGAACCACttataaata aaTCAAGTGGACGTATTAAATCTTTACGAGAACCAactaaaaaaatgtcaaaatcaagtgaatataaaaaaagttgtatttatttgactGATCCACCAGAAACagtttatcaatatattaaaaaatcagttACTGATTTTACATCAGAAGTAACATATGATCCTGATGAAAGACCTGgtgtatcaaatttaataacaattcatTCACTTTTACTTGACAAAACAGTTCAAGAAATTTGTCAAGAATCCAAACAACTAAATACAGGACAATATAAACTTTTAGTTGCTGATGTAGTTGTTGAAAAACTTAAACCAATTAGAGATGAATATTTAAAGCTCATTAATGATACAGGCTATGTGTTGGATATCTTAAAAGATGGCTCATTAAAAGCACACAATATTGCCAGTAATAATTTACcagatatcaaaaataaaattggatttTCTGGTGATGTAGTAATACAAGAatcacaaataataaatcaaaataaaaaaaaaattgaatcaacataa
- the LOC122851168 gene encoding reticulon-4-interacting protein 1, mitochondrial, which yields MFKSAISRKCKLTKCLCIIQYRNLSQASTKIKENFFSNKVEAWQIHSYGDLNELKLSSTHMPIITRPTQLIVQVKAASINPIDVAMIKGYGSTVLNIMRQAKKLNTGIEFPLTLGRDFSGVVVAKGHGIPNDNIQVGDQVWGVVPVEQQGCHASHVIVDENLVAKKPNNLSHIDASSILYSGLTAWSSLWITGGLCYKTAIPSRQNNRILILGGSGGVGTMAIQLAKAWNQQVVTTCSSDAVSLLQNLGADEVIDYKESKCDDKINQEGPYDIILDCCNQGTDEIKRKGYLHSTYITLNSPLLKNIDEHGLVFGAIKNIGDLLKYNIPVKDNKSFVKWGFFAPSSTGIDMIQKLVETNAIKPVVKKVYEFDDLPQAYQRVSQGHLRGKIVINMKN from the exons ATGTTTAAATCTGCAATTTCaagaaaatgtaaattaacaaaatgtcTTTGCATTATTCAATACAGAAATTTATCACAggcatcaacaaaaataaaagaaaattttttttctaataaagtTGAAGCCTGGCAAATTCATTCATATGgtgatttaaatgaattaaaattgtcAAGTACTCATATGCCAATAATAACTCGACCAACTCAACTTATTGTTCAAGTTAAAGCTGCCAGTATTAATCCCATTGATGTTGCCATGATCa agGGCTATGGATCAACAGTGTTGAATATAATGAgacaagcaaaaaaattaaacacagGCATTGAATTTCCACTGACACTTGGTCGTGATTTttctggtgttgttgttgcaaAAGGTCATGGTATCCCCAATGACAATATTCAAGTAGGAGATCAAGTTTGGGGTGTTGTACCTGTTGAACAACAAGGCTGTCATGCTAGTcatgttattgttgatgaaaatttg gtagctaaaaaaccaaataatttaAGTCACATTGATgcatcaagtattttatacTCTGGACTAACAGCTTGGTCTTCATTGTGGATAACTGGTGGTCTATGTTATAAAACAGCAATTCCATCAAgacaaaataatagaatattaaTTCTTGGTGGATCTGGTGGTGTTGGAACAATGGCTATTCAACTTGCCAAAGCTTGGAATCAACAg GTCGTGACAACTTGCAGCAGTGATGCAGTATCTTTGTTACAAAATTTAGGTGCTGATGAAGTAATTGATTACAAAGAATCAAAatgtgatgataaaataaatcaagaagGACCATATGACATTATATTGGACTGTTGTAATCAAGGAacagatgaaataaaaagaaaaggatATTTACATTCGACATACATTACTCTAAATTCAcctctattaaaaaatattgatgagcATGGATTAGTATTTGgtgcaattaaaaatattggtgatttattaaaatacaatattccAGTTAAAGACAACAAAAGTTTTGTTAAATGGGGATTTTTTGCACCATCATCAACAGGAATAGATATGATTCAAAAACTCGTTGAGACTAATGCAATTAAACCAGttgttaaaaaagtttatgaatttgatgatttaCCTCAAGCTTATCAACGAGTTTCTCAAGGTCATTTGAGAGGTAAAATAGTcattaacatgaaaaattaa
- the LOC122851166 gene encoding WD repeat-containing protein 55 homolog, with translation MQSDSSDVSSDDSSSGYEDVQSKHVNIVDTVKTHDDDDDDDEEEKDELVKKIEESQILKRDHPPDIELDEPAAKVCFHPNKNIILFGTMEGNIISYNYNNESNELLSTMEMHEDSCRDLQISDDGQTFYSTSTDMSTQIVIVDFETEKWKRFYENAHDCPIYTTTIVDENLFATGDDDGCVKLWDIRENTTTPIFSVEVTKNSVNSMLTNDDKEWLVCASNSNVLTTLSLNTRQLIDSEECGKDGLLTSLGIFKNGTKLVTTNNLGGMYIFQWGKFGAHVDYFVNKNKSPINCIVPITDDTFIAGENDGVLRAYGIGPNRCRGVVGQVHGRKNTIESLDHSGDGGLIACSSSNENYVQFWNINYFEDLSDDDNNSSNKNTARKKKRGKKRRQPEKYLKSSKIQNRSAFFQDLNE, from the exons atGCAATCTGATTCATCTGATGTTAGTAGTGATGATTCCAGTTCAGGATATGAAGATGTCCAAAGTAAACATGTTAACATTGTTGACACTGTCAAGactcatgatgatgatgatgatgatgatgaagaggaAAAAGAtgaacttgttaaaaaaattgaagaatcaCAAATTTTAAAACGTGATCATCCACCAGATATTGAGCTTGATGAACCAGCAGCCAAAGTATGTTTTcatccaaataaaaatataatattatttggtaCCATGGAGGGAAATATTATAAGCTACAATTATAACAATGAGTCAAATGAACTATTATCAACAATGGAAATGCATGAAGATAGTTGTCGTGATTTACAAATATCTGATGATGGACAAACATTTTATTCAACATCAACAGACATGTCAACgcaaattgttattgttgattttgaaaCTGAAAAATGGAAACGTTTTTATGAAAATGCTCACGA ttgtCCAATttatacaacaacaattgttgatgaaaatctTTTTGCaactggtgatgatgatggttgTGTTAAAC TTTGGGACATTAgagaaaatacaacaacaccAATATTCTCAGTTGAAGTTACAAAAAATTCAGTAAATTCAATGCtaacaaatgatgataaagagTGGCTTGTTTGTGCAAGCAACTCAAATGTATTAACAACATTGAGCTTGAACACAAGACAACTTATTGACTCTGAAGAATGTGGCAAGGATGGCCTACTAACATCTCttggaatatttaaaaatggcaCAAAATTAGTAACTACAAATAATTTAGGTGgaatgtatatttttcagtGGGGTAAATTTGGTGCAcatgttgattattttgtaaataaaaataaatcaccaaTAAATTGTATTGTACCAATAACTGATGATACATTTATTGCTGGTGAAAATGATGGTGTTCTCag GGCATATGGAATTGGTCCAAACAGATGTCGTGGAGTTGTTGGACAAGTTCATGgtagaaaaaatacaattgaatcACTTGATCATTCTGGTGATGGTGGTCTTATTGCTTGTTCatcatcaaatgaaaattatgtaCAATTTtggaatataaattattttgaagatttaagtgatgatgataataatagcagtaataaaaatactgcaagaaaaaaaaagagaggaaAAAAACGTAGACAAccagaaaaatatttgaaaagcagtaaaatacaaaatcgatcagcattttttcaagatttgaatgaataa
- the LOC122851174 gene encoding uncharacterized protein LOC122851174, with translation MSGIQRVRVNGRSLGRFINGQVTLIGTIAKFGSTRKHIELDSTDQMKINVSLKDEIQADIGAVVEVCGIANSKATIIADSYVVFDAEDAVDFDQEDYNDFLTILHVKVDQNRNLTEAFGYN, from the exons atgAGTGGCATTCAAAGAGTTCGAGTTAATGGAAGAAGCCTTGGTCGTTTTATCAACGGACAAGTCACATTAATTGGCACCATAGCCaaa TTTGGCAGTACACGTAAACACATTGAACTTGATTCAACtgatcaaatgaaaataaatgtatcaTTGAAGGATGAAATTCAAGCTGATATTGGTGCAGTTGTTGAAGTTTGTGGTATTGCAAATTCAAAGGCAACAATTATTGCTGATTCTTATGTTGTTTTTGATGCTGAAGACGCTGTTGATTTTg aTCAAGAGGATTACAATGACTTTTTGACCATTCTTCATGTGAAAGTTGATCAAAATCGAAACCTCACAGAAGCCTTTGGTTACAATTAA
- the LOC122851170 gene encoding reticulon-4-interacting protein 1, mitochondrial-like, protein MKIERANNNMLSLSYLNTLVFLLIAICPLQLINCDLDIAKNMSSSSSSSSETQNQNGKIQIWQINSYGGIGELKLAENVIPINLKSNDVLVKIEASSVNPLDTMMTRGYGKNVLNLLRTLDTWSFGSEFPLTVGRDFSGIVVAKGSNVPDDKLLIGDEVWGVVSPEKQGCHASHIVSDKTWVTKRPKNMTYIESASVIYAGLTAWSALWFTGDLKTKVKNGKQDGMKILILGGSGGVGSMAIQIAKAWNLRVITTCSPDAVETVEKLGADVVVNYRADDADEKIKNEGKYDVILDAANQGLEDVQRRGFIHKTFISLNSPLLNNTDKYGVVFGGITSLWDLVKYNMPGNNNKGWYKWGFFTPSPEGIAFLKKLVDNNQLVPIVQQVYPFKDTPKAYERVDKGHLRGKIVIDMKQ, encoded by the exons atGAAAATAGAAAGAGCCAATAACAATATGTTATCTTTATCATACCTCAACACActcgtatttttattaatcgcAATTTGTCCTTTGCAACTGATTAACTGTGATCTCGACATTGCTAAAAAtatgtcatcatcatcatcatcatcatcagaaactcaaaatcaaaatggtaaaattcaaatttggcaaataaattcatatggAGGTATTGGTGAATTAAAATTAGCTGAAAATGTCataccaattaatttaaaatcaaatgatgTTTTGGTGAAAATTGAAGCATCAAGTGTTAATCCACTTGACACCATGATGACAC gTGGATATGGTAAAAATGTTCTGAATTTATTGAGAACACTTGATACATGGAGTTTTGGATCAGAATTTCCATTGACTGTTGGTCGTGATTTTTCTGGTATTGTTGTTGCAAAAGGTAGCAATGTTcctgatgataaattattaattggtgaTGAAGTTTGGGGTGTTGTATCACCAGAAAAACAAGGTTGTCATGCCAGTCACATTGTCAGTGACAAAACATgg gTAACAAAAAGACCAAAAAATATGACATATATTGAATCAGCAAGTGTTATTTATGCTGGATTAACAGCATGGTCAGCATTGTGGTTTACAggtgatttaaaaacaaaagttaaaaatgGAAAACAAGATGGAATGAAAATACTTATTCTTGGTGGATCTGGTGGTGTTGGATCAATGGCTATTCAAATTGCCAAAGCTTGGAATCTTcga gtAATAACAACTTGTAGTCCTGATGCTGTTGAAACTGTTGAAAAACTTGGAGCAgatgttgttgttaattatcgtgctgatgatgctgatgaaaaaattaaaaatgaaggaaaatatGATGTTATATTGGATGCAGCAAATCAAGGTCTTGAAGATGTTCAAAGACGTGGATTTATTCACAAAACATTCATCAGTTTAAATTCaccattgttaaataatactGATAAATATGGTGTTGTTTTTGGTGGTATAACAAGTTTATGGGAtcttgttaaatataatatgcCTGGTAATAACAACAAGGGTTGGTACAAGTGGGGATTTTTTACACCATCACCAGAAGGaattgcatttttaaaaaaacttgttgataataatcaacttGTTCCAATTGTACAACAAGTTTATCCATTCAAAGACACACCAAAAGCATACGAGAGAGTTGACAAAGGTCATCTTCGTGGAAAAATTGTCATTGACatgaaacaataa